The DNA region GTGGATGCACACTAGAATTCGTAGCTCCCCCTCACCCCTTAATCTTTGGATCGTTCGCTTTTTGTACGGTATGAACCTCCTCCCAGGCCTGTAAATCACTGACACGATCGGCGTGATTATTCCGGTGACAATCACGGCAACAATCACCATAGTTGCGAATGTTGAGTCATCCAGGACCTGTAATTAATCAAGCACATATATCAATCATGTGAGCAGATCTGATGGGCTGGAATTGATAAGGAAATATGACTCCACGGCATCGTATCCTACGCTTTTGTTAGTACCTTTTGGTCCTTTCCGACATTGAGAATGATCATTTCCACGAGGCCCTTGGTGTTCATGAGCAGTCCGAGCGTGAACCCTTCGCGCACCGGCATCTGGTAAATTACTGTCACAATGAGGGTCCCAGCGACTTTCCCCGCCGCGCCAAGGAATATCACGAGGACCAACATACCCCAGTTGTGGAGCCCAACGATCTTCCCGAGATTGGTGCGGAGCCCGCTGATGGCGAAGTACAGAGGAAGGAGAAGCCCAGAGACAAAGTCCTCAAGCTTCTCTATGAGGGTGACCCCCAGCGGTCCATTCGGGATAACAAGGCCGAACACGAATGCCCCAAACACAGAGTGGGTCCCGATCGCGTCGGTCACGAAGCCGGCGATCATGACCCCAGTGAGGATGAGACAGATGTAGAACTCACTGAAGGTCTCCCCTTCGGGGGTCCTCCTGATCATCCAGGAGATTACTGGGCGGACCACGAAAATGCACACCAGGACAAAACCTATCGATGCTAGCACGACCCAGAGGGATGCCAAGGAAGCATTCTCGTTCTCGGCCAAAGCGATGGCCAAGGCTAGTAGGATCCATGCGCACATGTCATTGATCAAGGCAGAGGACATcgcaatcttcccaagctcCGTATTGATAAGCTTGAGCTCCGCAAGGATCCTGGCAAGGACAGGAAATGCGGTCACGGAGAGGGCAACCCCGAGAAATAGGATGTAGGTCCCCTGGGTCATGGAGTCATCACTCTTGTGCAGGAGGAACGAGAAGCCTATCCCGACAATGAAGGGCAAGATCATTCCAGCAATGGCAATTGACAGGGCTTTCCTCCCAGTCCGTCTGATCACACCCATGTCCATCTCGACCCCGACGAGGAACAGGAAGTAGAGGAGGCCCACATTTGCCATAGTCTCGAGGACCATAACACTTCGTAATGGAAAGATCGAATCTGCAAACTTTTTGTTCCGTCCAAGCACTGATGGACCCAATAGTATGCCTCCCTGCACATCATGAACAACTAAACattatcaaaaagaaaaaaaaaatggcaacAATCTCACAGAATATAATGCCTTTGCATAGCCTATGGCGCTGTAATTGTGAGagataaaaactcaaaaatcgAAAATCTCATGTTCACATATAAGGCATAGTTCTTTGTCAAGGCTAGCTAATTACCAATATCTCAGAGACAACTCGAGGTTGCTTCAACGGCTTGAGGATGTAAACCATGGCGCGAGTCGTGATCACCACCAACGTCAGCTGCAGGATGAAGAGAGGAAGCGAGTAATCCAGCGGGTTATCCCCCTGCCATATACCATTCGTAGTGATCATAGTCGGTGCATAGCACACGATCTTAGACGAATTGCTATCCATCTTTGTTTAATATAATCTACTCTTCCCCTTCCGCTCCCTCTTACGTATGCTCTCCTTCCTTCTGACTCTGCAAGCCCTCCACCTCGGCGATTCCTAGACTCAAATGATCCCTCGAATGCAACCCTATTAATTTACCCCGTGGCACAAATTAGTTGAAGGGGGTAACCATAAGACCAGCCGACCGCAGCTGCCTGCTCGGTTGGAGACAATATCCGTTccgaatgatttttcaaaCTTTGTTTTTGAGCTATTTTAAAATCTGCAGGGAGAAGAGATGATCTATAGCTTTGCTAGCTTctgttttctttgtttttctgttttctGTTTCTCATTCTACTTGAGagaagacagagagagagagagagaaagagcgAGAGAGGGGGGAGGGGGGAAGTGGTTAAGATTTCACGGTTGCCCGGCCGGGAGGTAGTTACTGCGTATTGTGTGTCTTGTCTCCGTACATATATGCCATTCTATTTTAAGGTTGTCTTTTGCCATAAGCATATGGCTCTTTCATGATTGCCGTCAGCCTCAGATTAAGGGCTATTAATCCcaatataattaggaaatttgTCGTTAGTTAAGCTCATGCTTTTTGGATTAAGATTTTGACCAATTTATTGTTAAGACTTGACTTGGACCAATGAAAGTCCCACGTATTACATGTCCCATAAACCTTAACCGGTTTAATCTATAAATTAGCTAGGGTCATATTTTCTTGTgtttctctctatctctctctctcttctcctctcGTTTTGGTTTGATGTTCTCTAGTCGATGATTCCATGTCGGTGGACTAGACtgttattttatcattttttatcaTGAAATATATGAGATCCAGAATAATTTCAAGCATGATGAGAACGtctatgaaagaaaaaagttttcACTTAATAGTTCTCATAGATCAAATAGACTAATCAAGGAAAGAGGCCACAAGGACTTTTGCCCAGAGACCATGATATGGATCGGCTAGACTAGCCAATCTTAGCACGTGCAACATCATAAGCAGTCATACGGATCGCATAGGGTGTGATAATGAAGAAAAACGACATCGTTCAAGTATAGTTTCACTTGCACCTGCGGAGAATCCTTCCTCGCATACATGTGAGATCCTCATatcccttttccttaaaagtgTGATCTCTGACTTcggaaaatttcattttcgaAAGTTTCTCTCAACATCCACCTTCCATCATGTCAATGCTTATGTATTGGAGGGTCAAATCAGGTCATAACCTCCGATTTGAAGTCTCTTCATAGTCTCAGGGTGCTGCCGGATCGAATGCCGTATATATCAACTGTCAACCGAGGAAGTCTGGACCTAACAAAGTAGAAGATAGTGGGGTGAGCCTACTCCACtttaactataaaaaaaacttcGTTCGAATCCGCTTATAATTGtagttctttcttttttgttcaTTTGAATCCTATTGATTTTGAAAACTAAAAGGAAGTGCGATATAACACATAATGATTACCCCGTACCAATTTCCAGCTCCGCTGCGTTTCTGCGAACTGCAGTCGGTGCAGTCCCCTTACAATATTGTCTGCAATCTTTTCCATCGTCAACAATGGTGTTCATCTTCATCCTACCTCCCTACAAGGCTGACAAACAAAGCTCCCATCTGCTTTATGTTTGACTAGGCTTGTTTGGGCCTATGTTGAGGAAGCCCAAGCAATCTTTTTGGGCCTCGTCATCTAGGCCCATAAACTCATTTTGGGCCTGGACCCATACGCACAGCATAATTTTCCTCCAAAGGCTGCACTTATGTCGCCGACCGGAGATCTCTCCTGCCCTTCACTGCCGCGACGGCTCCTCCGACGAGCGAACGGAGCTTCTCTGGCGGTTCGAGTCCCCAGAGTTCGAGCATGTCTTGGCGTTCATTGAAACCCTAATTGGGCCAATCATCGTCTCCGACTGCAGCTCCCACTTCAGCCGAATACTGCCCATCCGCCATGAAGCTAAGGTACGCAATGGTGTGCTCGTCGAACCAGAA from Punica granatum isolate Tunisia-2019 chromosome 3, ASM765513v2, whole genome shotgun sequence includes:
- the LOC116198908 gene encoding cation/H(+) antiporter 15, which gives rise to MDSNSSKIVCYAPTMITTNGIWQGDNPLDYSLPLFILQLTLVVITTRAMVYILKPLKQPRVVSEILGGILLGPSVLGRNKKFADSIFPLRSVMVLETMANVGLLYFLFLVGVEMDMGVIRRTGRKALSIAIAGMILPFIVGIGFSFLLHKSDDSMTQGTYILFLGVALSVTAFPVLARILAELKLINTELGKIAMSSALINDMCAWILLALAIALAENENASLASLWVVLASIGFVLVCIFVVRPVISWMIRRTPEGETFSEFYICLILTGVMIAGFVTDAIGTHSVFGAFVFGLVIPNGPLGVTLIEKLEDFVSGLLLPLYFAISGLRTNLGKIVGLHNWGMLVLVIFLGAAGKVAGTLIVTVIYQMPVREGFTLGLLMNTKGLVEMIILNVGKDQKVLDDSTFATMVIVAVIVTGIITPIVSVIYRPGRRFIPYKKRTIQRLRGEGELRILVCIHTPRNVPTIIHLLEASNPTKKSPIGIYVLHLVELTGRASAMLIVHNTRKSGRPALNRTQAQSDHIINAFENYEHHAGNVTVQPLTAISPYSTMHEDICNLAEDKRAAFIIIPFHKQQTVDGGMEATNPAFRTVNMNVLANAPCSIGILVDRGLSGSARLANQVSHHVAVLFFGGPDDREALAYAWRMAEHTGISLTVMRFVPGDDVLDSVSVTGPEMPEPGDTRVLTVAVDNEKEKHLDDEYINEFRMRNASDETVMYIEKVVNNGEETVAAIRSIDHAHDLFIVGRGQGMISPLTAGLTDWSECPELGAIGDLLASSDFAATVSVLVVQQYIGAGQQNDPIGMPDSPRQSNDQFSNMQQKNWRQQQGKPFSP